In one window of Corynebacterium incognita DNA:
- a CDS encoding alpha/beta hydrolase family esterase, giving the protein MLAVTLVASGCQRTEDTLSDGPATDSRSAAIPRMAPLLGPQPGSLEPINLPSGRSFLVQLPAALDHTAEETRAAGKSRREWPVVFVFHGWKETAAELQHYTQMSDAEAIVVFPQGVDNAWAPAPYASTSGEEDIDFVHDIVDSLRATYPVDRQRIYAAGMSNGGGFAQYLACQEPDLVAGVAAVAAANYDPVFSGCAASDIPRLSIHGTHDEVMDYFGGDRHDQRYQSVPDVVAMDAQRNGCTSAVRVEKLEKFAIQETYQGCRAPLQHVRITGGGHIWPGRPNRRQQDIASGFATDRVLDFFAIPGRETS; this is encoded by the coding sequence TTGCTAGCGGTAACCCTTGTCGCGTCTGGGTGCCAGCGAACAGAGGACACGTTGAGCGATGGGCCTGCGACTGATTCACGCAGCGCCGCGATACCCCGCATGGCTCCGCTTCTGGGGCCGCAGCCTGGGAGCCTGGAGCCCATCAATCTCCCCAGCGGCCGGTCATTCCTGGTGCAGCTCCCCGCGGCACTCGACCACACCGCAGAGGAAACCCGCGCGGCTGGGAAGTCGCGGCGTGAGTGGCCTGTGGTCTTCGTATTCCACGGCTGGAAGGAAACCGCCGCGGAACTCCAGCATTACACGCAAATGTCCGACGCCGAGGCCATAGTGGTGTTTCCCCAAGGCGTTGACAATGCGTGGGCCCCGGCGCCTTATGCCTCGACCTCGGGGGAAGAAGACATCGACTTCGTACATGACATAGTCGATAGCTTGCGGGCCACCTATCCTGTGGACCGCCAGCGCATCTACGCTGCCGGGATGTCCAATGGTGGCGGATTCGCTCAGTACCTGGCTTGTCAAGAGCCGGACTTGGTTGCCGGTGTTGCAGCGGTTGCCGCGGCGAACTATGACCCTGTTTTTAGCGGTTGCGCCGCCTCGGACATACCGCGGTTGAGTATTCACGGTACGCACGATGAGGTGATGGACTATTTCGGCGGCGATCGTCATGACCAACGCTATCAGTCGGTGCCCGACGTGGTTGCGATGGATGCTCAGCGAAATGGATGCACATCGGCCGTACGTGTTGAGAAGCTTGAGAAGTTCGCCATTCAGGAGACATATCAAGGCTGTAGGGCCCCGCTGCAACACGTGCGCATCACAGGAGGTGGCCATATTTGGCCCGGACGTCCCAACCGGCGGCAGCAAGACATTGCTTCAGGCTTCGCTACAGACAGGGTTCTCGACTTTTTCGCCATCCCGGGGCGCGAGACCAGTTGA
- a CDS encoding antitoxin, which produces MGIFDKAKDAMNSDKGEQISDSALDKGVDAANQKFGDQHADKIDKAREAADGKLGNE; this is translated from the coding sequence ATGGGTATTTTTGATAAGGCTAAGGATGCAATGAACTCCGACAAGGGGGAGCAGATTTCGGATTCCGCTCTGGACAAGGGCGTCGATGCTGCTAACCAGAAGTTCGGTGATCAGCACGCAGACAAGATTGACAAGGCTCGCGAGGCTGCAGACGGCAAGCTCGGCAACGAGTAA
- a CDS encoding TetR/AcrR family transcriptional regulator produces the protein MRNQNSLQSPHAEPSARDAIIEEATLIVGRFGEGALNLDEIATAAGVDLGDAREVFGDTLGLRQILGQYHVDELEKFNRQSLEKLAPDASKAEFMKAVFKSYFDHAMANSRDFECLISQAASTPGEAAEAENLYFGNCAATERMFDCTNDALQDLGYEGDAKFVEAQTIVFWTGTHGVTQLGLKGLLRFQPSAARNRIWDASFESLYCGMLANLERYNNGDFDYDYSTVRPVVDHIRRHRTQLEPPRADDIRGRVIEGAKDFVAIFGVESLTTEEAARIANVPLGSALRAFANSEELREKLIERLNDIAIEHMDLAVEALGKGGEVTPEERMRAYGIGYFVLGQDDINAFVSLSRSSTSSIVPASFENNGEGGVQRMSPTYAKFLDAMRSCVVAQGFEQDVWKLYLSGAVVWSAMHGFADLCAKGMICNFPEEWKLLMVQVMEDTIINSVWAGIMADQCGK, from the coding sequence GTGCGAAACCAAAACTCTCTGCAATCCCCACACGCCGAACCCTCCGCCCGCGATGCGATTATTGAGGAGGCGACGCTCATCGTCGGTCGCTTCGGCGAGGGAGCTCTCAATCTTGATGAGATTGCTACTGCCGCCGGAGTCGATCTTGGTGACGCGCGAGAGGTGTTCGGCGACACCTTGGGGCTGCGTCAGATCCTGGGCCAATATCATGTCGATGAATTGGAGAAATTCAACCGCCAATCTCTGGAGAAGTTGGCGCCGGACGCTTCCAAAGCCGAGTTTATGAAAGCAGTCTTCAAGTCATACTTCGATCACGCTATGGCTAACAGCCGTGACTTCGAGTGTCTGATCAGTCAGGCTGCCAGCACACCGGGGGAGGCTGCCGAGGCCGAGAACCTCTACTTCGGTAACTGCGCCGCTACGGAGCGGATGTTTGATTGCACAAATGACGCCCTTCAGGATCTCGGATACGAGGGCGATGCCAAGTTCGTCGAGGCCCAAACCATCGTATTTTGGACGGGTACGCACGGCGTCACCCAGCTCGGCCTTAAGGGGCTTCTGCGTTTCCAGCCGTCCGCAGCCCGGAATAGAATTTGGGACGCCAGCTTCGAATCGCTGTACTGCGGGATGCTAGCTAACCTGGAGCGTTACAACAACGGCGACTTTGACTATGACTACTCCACTGTTCGTCCGGTTGTGGATCATATCCGTCGCCACCGGACACAGTTGGAGCCCCCTCGTGCGGACGATATTCGCGGTCGTGTCATTGAAGGGGCTAAAGATTTCGTCGCCATTTTTGGAGTGGAGTCGCTGACTACTGAGGAGGCCGCGCGCATAGCGAATGTGCCGCTGGGCTCCGCGTTGCGGGCCTTTGCCAACTCGGAGGAGCTGCGCGAGAAGCTCATTGAACGGCTCAACGATATTGCCATTGAGCACATGGATCTCGCAGTCGAAGCACTAGGCAAAGGGGGCGAGGTAACCCCTGAGGAACGGATGCGAGCCTATGGCATCGGCTACTTCGTTTTGGGCCAGGATGACATCAACGCCTTCGTCTCCTTGAGCCGAAGCTCCACGTCGTCCATCGTCCCGGCCAGTTTTGAAAATAACGGCGAAGGCGGTGTACAACGTATGAGCCCGACCTACGCCAAGTTCCTGGACGCGATGCGCAGTTGCGTTGTTGCCCAAGGCTTCGAGCAAGACGTGTGGAAGCTCTATCTTTCCGGCGCCGTCGTCTGGTCTGCCATGCACGGCTTTGCAGATCTGTGCGCCAAGGGCATGATCTGCAACTTCCCGGAAGAATGGAAGCTACTGATGGTGCAGGTGATGGAGGACACCATCATCAACAGTGTATGGGCCGGCATTATGGCCGACCAGTGCGGTAAGTAA
- a CDS encoding YchJ family protein, with the protein MTQPQDSQLSDLAGRRCPCGSGFNFAECCGQYHAGKPAPTAEKLMRSRFSAFALGDSDYLLRTWDPETRPATLVLDVDQAGVPAIRFYRLDIIDTSAGGPLDDTGVVEFEAFYKGVAVGSQRERSTFVRRDGQWLYSTGTEGA; encoded by the coding sequence ATGACGCAGCCCCAGGACAGTCAGCTCAGCGATCTCGCGGGTCGTCGCTGTCCGTGCGGCTCCGGCTTTAACTTCGCGGAATGCTGCGGGCAATACCATGCAGGCAAACCTGCGCCAACTGCTGAAAAACTAATGCGTTCACGCTTTAGCGCCTTCGCGCTAGGCGATAGCGACTACCTGCTACGGACGTGGGATCCCGAAACCCGGCCGGCGACACTGGTTTTGGATGTCGATCAAGCCGGTGTGCCAGCCATCCGCTTTTATCGCTTGGACATCATTGACACCTCCGCGGGCGGCCCGCTCGACGACACCGGAGTGGTCGAGTTTGAAGCGTTCTATAAAGGAGTTGCGGTCGGGTCACAGCGTGAGCGTTCAACGTTTGTGCGTCGCGATGGGCAGTGGCTCTACAGCACTGGAACCGAGGGGGCCTAA
- a CDS encoding bifunctional alpha/beta hydrolase/OsmC family protein translates to MRSVKVTLPSSTGTTMVGTIDFPDSPPKAFAVFAHCFAGSHHTPGAARTCKQLTDFGIASLRFDFPGLGQSEGEFADTSFSHNVADLVAAAQWLEENYSAPQLIMGHSLGGAAALAAATKIDSIAAVATIGAPFDPAHSVLHYADKIDDIDQNGFAAVTLGGRDLVISRGFLEDLADTNPEAYLSKLRKPLLLLHSPIDQTVGINNAQTIFSATRYPKSLVSLEKADHLLTRQGTAQRAANLIGAWADQFIEPENVPEPAAPNEAISHQAVGTKFGVVVRHNSRSVTADRSKARGGRGQGFSAYGLLMSALATSTTQAARAKVKDLSAEVDDIRVHITQIDDTTFERRISFIGDLTSEDRAKLWAAAKTGAVQELIAGANIVDILDE, encoded by the coding sequence ATGCGGTCTGTAAAAGTGACTCTCCCCTCCAGCACGGGAACCACGATGGTTGGCACCATCGATTTCCCGGACTCTCCGCCCAAGGCCTTCGCAGTTTTCGCGCACTGCTTCGCGGGCTCTCACCACACCCCTGGCGCTGCCCGGACATGCAAGCAACTTACCGACTTTGGCATCGCGTCGTTGCGCTTCGATTTCCCTGGTCTGGGCCAGTCTGAGGGAGAGTTCGCGGATACAAGCTTTAGCCACAACGTTGCTGACCTTGTCGCCGCGGCGCAGTGGCTCGAGGAGAACTACAGCGCCCCACAGCTCATTATGGGCCACTCCCTCGGTGGCGCCGCTGCACTCGCGGCCGCGACCAAGATTGACTCCATCGCCGCAGTGGCGACTATCGGTGCACCCTTTGATCCGGCGCACTCGGTTCTCCACTACGCCGACAAGATCGACGACATCGATCAAAACGGCTTCGCCGCCGTCACTCTCGGCGGACGAGACCTCGTCATCTCCCGCGGGTTCCTGGAGGACCTGGCGGACACCAACCCTGAGGCGTACCTGTCCAAGTTGCGCAAGCCTCTCCTGCTGCTGCACTCGCCTATTGATCAGACGGTGGGCATCAACAACGCGCAGACCATCTTCTCGGCTACCCGCTACCCGAAGTCTCTCGTCTCCTTGGAGAAGGCGGACCACCTGCTTACTCGCCAAGGTACCGCGCAACGAGCCGCTAACCTTATTGGCGCGTGGGCGGACCAGTTCATCGAGCCGGAGAACGTCCCCGAGCCCGCCGCCCCCAATGAGGCAATTTCCCACCAAGCAGTCGGCACGAAGTTTGGTGTCGTGGTCCGGCACAACTCCCGCAGCGTGACCGCTGACCGTTCCAAGGCCCGTGGCGGCCGCGGCCAGGGTTTCTCCGCCTACGGTCTATTGATGTCTGCGCTTGCCACCAGTACTACCCAGGCGGCGCGCGCGAAAGTCAAGGACCTGTCCGCGGAGGTCGACGACATCCGGGTTCATATCACGCAGATTGACGACACAACCTTCGAGCGGCGCATCAGCTTCATTGGTGACCTCACCTCCGAAGATCGCGCCAAACTCTGGGCCGCTGCAAAGACTGGTGCTGTGCAAGAACTCATCGCCGGCGCCAACATCGTCGACATCCTCGACGAATGA
- the secA2 gene encoding accessory Sec system translocase SecA2, whose protein sequence is MAGFKWFWKAMGAQSERNNKKSKAVVVESMSRAEELSGADDAAVAATARGAVRDGTIVDKHIFVAALAVASERRLGMHPFKVQSQAVLRLLEGDVIQMATGEGKTLVGAMAATGFALAGKRVHVVTVNNYLAARDAEWMRPLVEFFGLSVASVAEKMTAHERREAYAGDIVYAPVNELGFDVLRDNQVTSRKDAVQAPADVALVDEADSVLVDEALVPLVLAGTRVDEEPTGLITDVVSRLVEGQHYTIDDDRRNAFLTDAGAAYVEEALGLDSLYSDDNIGTVLVKVNLALHAKALLIRDIHYIVTDGELQLIDAAKGRVADLQRWPDGLQAAVEAKEGLEVSEGGRILDTITLQELMRRYPEVCGMTGTAVEATDQLRQFYDLHVSVIDRNKPLIREDDPEFIYDTAERKNRAIVDTVLELHHTGQPVLVGTHDVAESEALAAALQAKGVESNVLNAKNDAEEARIVAEAGEYGRVTVSTQMAGRGTDIKLGGVDEADRERVVACGGLAVIGTSLHRTSRLDNQLRGRAGRQGDPGRSLTFVSLEDDVVTTGGAGEPLEYSADEHGLITSKKVRDFVQHCQRVTEGQLLEIHAQTWKYNKLLADQRTIIDERRAQLLDTPKAWKELSVRAPERAAELQEAAVPQGVLEQAARDIMLFHLDLSWADHLELMDEVRESIHLRAVARETPLTEYHRIAVREFKDVAQRAVDESLEAFNSVLIDANGVHMDDAGLARPSATWTYMVSDNPLSGQGNSVVSGIGNIFR, encoded by the coding sequence ATGGCTGGATTTAAGTGGTTCTGGAAGGCGATGGGCGCGCAATCAGAGCGCAACAATAAAAAGTCCAAAGCGGTCGTGGTGGAATCAATGAGCCGCGCCGAAGAGCTGTCCGGCGCAGATGACGCGGCGGTGGCCGCGACAGCTCGTGGGGCAGTGCGGGATGGCACGATCGTCGACAAGCACATCTTCGTCGCCGCCCTCGCCGTCGCCAGTGAGCGCCGGTTGGGGATGCACCCCTTCAAGGTTCAGTCCCAAGCGGTGTTGCGGTTGTTGGAAGGCGACGTTATTCAGATGGCCACAGGCGAAGGCAAGACCCTCGTCGGTGCCATGGCCGCGACTGGTTTTGCGCTCGCCGGCAAACGTGTCCACGTGGTGACAGTCAACAACTACCTTGCGGCCCGCGACGCCGAATGGATGCGTCCGCTGGTGGAGTTCTTTGGTCTTTCGGTCGCAAGCGTGGCTGAAAAGATGACGGCCCACGAGCGTCGAGAAGCATACGCCGGCGACATCGTCTATGCCCCAGTAAACGAGCTAGGTTTCGATGTCCTGCGCGACAATCAGGTGACCTCGCGGAAGGACGCCGTCCAGGCGCCTGCCGACGTCGCGTTGGTGGACGAAGCGGATTCCGTCCTGGTAGACGAGGCTTTGGTGCCGCTCGTGCTCGCCGGAACCCGCGTTGACGAAGAACCCACAGGCCTGATTACTGACGTCGTGTCTCGCTTGGTGGAAGGCCAGCACTACACCATCGACGACGACCGGCGAAACGCCTTCCTGACCGACGCAGGCGCGGCTTACGTCGAAGAGGCGTTGGGGCTGGATTCACTCTACAGCGACGACAACATCGGCACGGTGCTGGTGAAGGTGAACCTAGCTCTGCACGCCAAGGCTCTACTCATACGGGATATTCACTACATCGTCACCGATGGAGAACTGCAGCTTATCGACGCCGCGAAGGGCCGCGTAGCGGACCTCCAGCGCTGGCCAGATGGTTTGCAGGCGGCAGTGGAGGCCAAGGAAGGCCTCGAAGTGTCGGAGGGCGGGCGCATCCTGGACACTATTACCCTGCAAGAACTGATGCGGCGCTATCCAGAGGTCTGCGGCATGACCGGCACGGCGGTCGAGGCCACCGACCAGCTCCGTCAGTTCTATGACCTGCACGTCTCGGTCATCGACCGGAACAAGCCACTCATCAGGGAAGACGATCCCGAATTTATTTACGACACTGCGGAGCGCAAGAACCGCGCCATCGTGGACACCGTGCTGGAGCTTCACCACACCGGCCAACCCGTCCTCGTGGGTACGCATGACGTGGCGGAGTCTGAGGCACTCGCCGCGGCGCTGCAGGCTAAGGGCGTGGAGTCCAACGTCCTCAACGCGAAGAATGACGCGGAGGAGGCACGCATCGTGGCAGAGGCGGGCGAGTACGGCCGCGTCACCGTCTCCACCCAGATGGCCGGCCGCGGCACGGACATCAAGCTCGGCGGGGTGGACGAGGCGGACCGCGAGCGTGTCGTCGCATGCGGGGGACTGGCTGTTATCGGCACGTCGCTGCACCGCACGTCTCGCCTCGATAACCAGTTGCGGGGCCGCGCGGGCCGCCAGGGCGACCCGGGACGCAGTCTAACTTTCGTGTCTTTAGAAGATGACGTCGTGACCACAGGCGGCGCCGGGGAGCCCCTGGAGTACTCCGCGGACGAGCACGGTCTCATCACGTCCAAGAAGGTGCGCGATTTCGTGCAGCACTGCCAGCGCGTCACCGAGGGGCAACTTCTTGAGATCCATGCCCAGACCTGGAAGTACAACAAGCTGCTCGCCGACCAGCGCACCATCATCGACGAGCGGCGGGCACAGTTATTGGATACCCCGAAGGCGTGGAAGGAGCTGTCGGTTCGTGCGCCGGAGAGGGCCGCGGAACTCCAGGAGGCGGCGGTACCGCAAGGGGTCCTGGAACAGGCCGCGCGCGACATTATGCTCTTCCACCTTGACCTGAGTTGGGCTGATCACCTGGAACTCATGGATGAGGTGAGGGAGTCCATTCACCTGCGCGCCGTGGCGCGTGAGACTCCACTGACTGAATACCACCGGATCGCGGTACGGGAGTTCAAAGATGTGGCGCAACGCGCGGTCGACGAGTCGCTGGAGGCATTTAATTCAGTGCTCATCGATGCTAACGGCGTCCACATGGATGATGCGGGCCTGGCACGTCCTTCCGCTACGTGGACCTACATGGTCTCCGATAATCCGTTGTCTGGCCAGGGCAACTCGGTAGTCAGCGGGATAGGCAATATCTTTAGATAA
- the odhI gene encoding oxoglutarate dehydrogenase inhibitor Odhl: protein MSDNTTNNGPQVETTSVFRADLLKEMESGAAASGESAPTADNLPEGQALLVVKRGPNAGARFLLDQDTTTAGRHQEADIFLDDVTVSRRHAEFRKNSEGEFEVVDVGSLNGTYVNREPRNAQVLAVGDEIQIGKFRLVFIAGER from the coding sequence ATGAGCGACAACACCACGAACAACGGCCCCCAGGTCGAGACCACCTCGGTCTTCCGCGCCGACCTTTTGAAGGAAATGGAGTCCGGCGCAGCGGCCTCCGGAGAGTCCGCGCCCACCGCTGACAATCTGCCGGAAGGCCAGGCGTTGCTTGTGGTGAAGCGGGGCCCCAATGCCGGCGCTCGCTTCTTGCTCGACCAGGACACGACCACCGCGGGCCGCCACCAGGAAGCCGACATCTTCCTCGATGACGTCACCGTGTCTCGTCGTCACGCGGAGTTCCGCAAGAACAGTGAGGGCGAGTTTGAGGTCGTGGACGTTGGCTCGCTCAACGGCACGTACGTCAACCGGGAGCCCCGCAATGCCCAGGTGCTTGCGGTGGGAGATGAGATCCAGATTGGCAAGTTCCGCTTGGTGTTCATTGCTGGCGAGCGGTAG
- a CDS encoding MerR family transcriptional regulator: protein MSAIQKSTAKAVRTGKKTPKSMSIGVVLKTLQQQFPDVTVSKIRFLESEGLVAPQRTASGYRRFSADDLERLRYILTAQRDNYLPLKVIKEQLDALDSGQVSAIVGAAASEQIVSPDSFRAPVMTRLTDADLAEQSGTTMELVAEMVQAGLIAPDASGFFTNDDVRVVSNAAALQAFGFDASKLKTLRNNARRQADLISQVAAPVAQGKGDTAKQQAEELSQQLTALVVSLHATLVKNDLRNEYSS from the coding sequence GTGAGCGCGATCCAAAAAAGCACGGCCAAGGCTGTACGCACGGGCAAGAAGACGCCGAAGAGCATGTCCATCGGCGTCGTTTTGAAGACCCTCCAGCAACAGTTCCCTGACGTGACCGTGTCGAAGATCCGCTTCCTGGAATCTGAGGGGCTGGTGGCGCCGCAGCGCACTGCGTCTGGATACCGCCGTTTTTCTGCCGATGATCTCGAGCGTCTGCGGTACATTCTCACCGCGCAGCGAGATAATTACCTGCCGCTCAAGGTCATCAAGGAGCAGCTGGATGCCCTTGATTCTGGTCAGGTTTCTGCGATTGTAGGCGCCGCGGCCAGCGAGCAGATTGTCAGCCCTGACAGCTTCCGCGCCCCGGTGATGACGCGACTGACGGACGCGGATCTCGCCGAGCAGTCCGGAACCACCATGGAACTCGTTGCGGAGATGGTCCAGGCTGGTCTTATTGCCCCGGATGCCTCGGGCTTCTTCACGAATGACGATGTCCGCGTCGTGAGCAATGCTGCGGCATTGCAGGCCTTTGGCTTTGATGCTTCCAAGCTTAAGACGCTGCGTAACAACGCTCGTCGCCAGGCAGACCTCATCTCACAGGTAGCAGCGCCAGTAGCACAGGGCAAGGGAGACACCGCAAAGCAGCAGGCGGAGGAGCTGTCTCAGCAGCTCACCGCTCTCGTGGTGTCCCTGCACGCGACGCTGGTCAAGAATGACCTGCGCAACGAGTATTCGTCCTAG
- a CDS encoding bifunctional nuclease family protein produces the protein MASVTLWGVHDVGPESFPCALLRIDSSQHFLVAWLGWEAAEALSRHANGLSTSRPDTHEILCEALELAGGVESVEIVAQHEGVFMADVLTRQGTVLDCRLSDALVIAELTDTPVTVADDVLSAAVFISPDSMHEYFGVEGPEADEGEQTVSLDADARAKDVEFAQFMNSLGVSEADFFPGTHEVVDGSETGVDDADVTRDEDGEK, from the coding sequence ATGGCATCCGTAACCCTGTGGGGCGTGCACGATGTGGGCCCAGAGTCCTTCCCGTGTGCGCTGCTGCGTATTGATAGCTCCCAGCATTTCCTTGTGGCCTGGCTGGGGTGGGAGGCCGCAGAAGCATTGTCGCGACATGCGAATGGGTTGAGTACCTCCCGTCCTGATACCCACGAAATTTTGTGCGAAGCGCTCGAGCTGGCGGGGGGCGTGGAAAGCGTGGAGATTGTCGCGCAGCACGAGGGCGTATTTATGGCCGACGTGCTTACCCGGCAGGGCACCGTGTTGGACTGTCGGCTATCTGACGCGCTTGTGATCGCGGAACTTACCGACACCCCCGTAACCGTCGCTGATGACGTGTTGAGCGCCGCCGTCTTTATCTCCCCTGATTCGATGCACGAATACTTTGGTGTAGAAGGACCAGAAGCGGACGAGGGCGAACAGACAGTCTCACTGGATGCGGATGCACGCGCCAAAGACGTGGAGTTTGCCCAGTTTATGAATAGTTTGGGTGTTAGTGAGGCCGACTTCTTTCCGGGGACGCACGAGGTAGTGGACGGCTCGGAAACAGGGGTTGATGATGCTGATGTTACTCGTGATGAAGATGGGGAAAAATAG
- a CDS encoding MerR family transcriptional regulator, which translates to MDGYVQESLFDVGPDEEVGYRVPIACQVAGISYRQLDYWARTDLVKPSIRNARGSGSQRLYSFKDVLVLKIVKRLLDTGISLQNIRQAVEALRDRGVNDIAEITLVSDGTTVYECRSADEVIDLLGGGQGVFGIAVPGIMKELTGTIASFPAERVDQDDNAEVVGIDELARLRRRKTS; encoded by the coding sequence ATGGACGGCTACGTTCAGGAATCTCTCTTCGACGTCGGTCCCGACGAGGAAGTGGGCTACCGCGTGCCCATTGCCTGCCAAGTAGCTGGCATCTCGTACCGCCAGCTCGACTACTGGGCGCGCACCGATCTGGTCAAGCCGTCCATCCGCAACGCACGCGGCTCTGGTTCCCAGCGCCTGTACTCCTTCAAGGACGTCCTCGTGCTGAAGATTGTCAAGCGTCTGCTTGATACCGGCATCTCACTCCAGAACATCCGCCAGGCCGTTGAGGCGCTTCGGGATCGCGGCGTCAACGACATCGCGGAAATCACCCTCGTGTCCGACGGCACGACCGTGTACGAATGCCGTTCCGCCGATGAGGTCATCGACCTGCTTGGTGGCGGCCAGGGTGTCTTCGGTATCGCCGTGCCCGGCATCATGAAGGAACTCACCGGCACCATCGCCTCGTTCCCCGCTGAGCGCGTGGATCAGGACGACAACGCCGAGGTCGTCGGTATCGACGAGCTTGCTCGCCTCCGCAGACGCAAGACTTCCTAG
- a CDS encoding 3-methyladenine DNA glycosylase, protein MSEPRWRELQKAHLTRAEDRLARFRHPGDYHPVYDFLFEYYPVRPSHLKRWHPGLGVALAGQPPHSGYRDYHVTDAGVTLDLRSWWERRGNSAQFMGDLMSATQTNPAHFDCFGLHEWAMVYRTNNPRHDLPLRLGPDGTNAVVDSHQIRCTHYDAFRFFTAPARPLNLTVLSRETQPETDQRGCVHATMDLYKWAWKLGPLVPGDLFLDCLDLAIEARTLDMEASPYDCRSLGLGVVPIETAEGKAEYVARQRTLAHKAEPLRTRLVQLVSHAQAAIM, encoded by the coding sequence CTGTCGGAACCGCGCTGGCGCGAGCTCCAGAAGGCTCATCTCACGCGGGCGGAAGATAGGCTTGCGCGCTTCCGCCATCCCGGTGACTATCACCCTGTGTACGACTTCCTTTTCGAGTACTACCCGGTCCGCCCGAGCCACCTCAAGCGTTGGCACCCCGGCCTTGGTGTTGCCTTGGCAGGGCAACCGCCCCACTCTGGGTACCGGGATTATCACGTCACGGACGCCGGCGTGACGCTGGACCTTCGTTCCTGGTGGGAGCGCCGAGGAAACTCCGCGCAGTTCATGGGCGATCTCATGTCCGCGACGCAGACGAACCCAGCACACTTTGATTGCTTCGGTTTACACGAATGGGCAATGGTGTATCGCACCAATAATCCCCGCCATGACCTGCCACTTCGACTGGGGCCTGACGGCACCAACGCGGTGGTTGATTCCCACCAGATTCGGTGCACTCACTACGACGCCTTCCGTTTCTTCACTGCGCCGGCTCGCCCGCTCAACCTGACGGTTCTGAGCAGAGAAACCCAGCCAGAAACAGACCAGCGCGGCTGCGTGCACGCCACGATGGATCTATATAAGTGGGCGTGGAAACTTGGGCCCTTGGTGCCCGGAGATCTCTTCCTGGACTGCCTCGACCTCGCCATTGAAGCTCGGACACTGGATATGGAGGCGTCTCCCTACGACTGCCGTAGCCTGGGGCTTGGTGTAGTCCCCATTGAGACCGCCGAGGGGAAAGCAGAGTACGTGGCGCGCCAACGAACTTTGGCTCACAAGGCAGAACCTTTGCGAACCCGGCTGGTGCAACTCGTTTCTCATGCCCAGGCCGCTATTATGTAG